One part of the Eucalyptus grandis isolate ANBG69807.140 chromosome 10, ASM1654582v1, whole genome shotgun sequence genome encodes these proteins:
- the LOC120289111 gene encoding aldehyde dehydrogenase family 3 member F1-like isoform X1, whose product MGQNILHREYPDRTESHSGSSGASNARYSGAWWKMPCRDRHSLQLFRQKGRIDEGVMKMFAENPREWRSVARIENKYHFLRLWSLLLDPLVESSIVYGGSMDEESLFIEPTILMDPPLQAAIMMDEIFGPLLPIVTLNKIEDSIEFKNSRPNPFVIYVFTKDEPLRRSMVSKTSSGSIVFNDAIVQYLADTLPFGGIGESGMGRYHGKFSFDTFSHQKAVVRRSFLVDFWFRFPPWNDHKLQLFRSSYHYDFLGIVLTVLGLKRTNRASKGI is encoded by the exons ATGGGACAAAATATTCTTCACAG GGAGTACCCGGATAGGACGGAAAGTCATAGCGGCAGCAGCGGAGCATCTAACGCCCGTTACTCTGGAGCTTGGTGGAAAATGCCCTGCCGTGATAGACACTCTCTCCAGCTCTTTCGACAGAAAG GTCGAATTGATGAAGGTGTGATGAAGATGTTTGCAGAAAATCCAAGGGAGTGGCGAAGTGTTGCGAGAATCGAGAATAAGTATCATTTCTTAAGATTGTGGAGCCTTTTACTCGATCCTCTGGTCGAATCTTCTATTGTCTACGGGGGATCAATGGATGAAGAGAGCCT GTTTATTGAGCCGACGATCTTGATGGATCCTCCACTTCAAGCGGCAATCATGATGGATGAAATCTTCGGCCCATTACTTCCCATTGTAACC CTGAACAAGATAGAAGACAGCATCGAGTTCAAAAACTCAAGGCCTAATCCGTTTGTCATCTATGTCTTCACTAAAGACGAGCCGCTGAGGAGGAGCATGGTATCGAAGACATCGTCTGGGAGCATCGTATTCAACGATGCAATCGTTCAG TATCTAGCCGATACTCTCCCATTCGGTGGAATTGGTGAGAGCGGGATGGGCAGATATCACGGGAAGTTCTCCTTCGACACCTTCAGCCACCAAAAAGCAGTGGTGAGAAGAAGCTTCCTCGTCGACTTCTGGTTCAGATTCCCGCCTTGGAACGATCACAAGCTGCAGCTCTTCCGGTCGTCATATCACTATGACTTCCTCGGGATCGTTTTGACTGTGCTGGGCCTGAAGAGGACGAACAGAGCCTCGAAAGGCATCTAG
- the LOC120289111 gene encoding aldehyde dehydrogenase family 3 member F1-like isoform X2 translates to MHWSGLCPSGEEIQFRFGRIDEGVMKMFAENPREWRSVARIENKYHFLRLWSLLLDPLVESSIVYGGSMDEESLFIEPTILMDPPLQAAIMMDEIFGPLLPIVTLNKIEDSIEFKNSRPNPFVIYVFTKDEPLRRSMVSKTSSGSIVFNDAIVQYLADTLPFGGIGESGMGRYHGKFSFDTFSHQKAVVRRSFLVDFWFRFPPWNDHKLQLFRSSYHYDFLGIVLTVLGLKRTNRASKGI, encoded by the exons ATGCATTGGAGTGGACTATGTCCTAGTGGAGAAGAAATTCAGTTCCGCTTTG GTCGAATTGATGAAGGTGTGATGAAGATGTTTGCAGAAAATCCAAGGGAGTGGCGAAGTGTTGCGAGAATCGAGAATAAGTATCATTTCTTAAGATTGTGGAGCCTTTTACTCGATCCTCTGGTCGAATCTTCTATTGTCTACGGGGGATCAATGGATGAAGAGAGCCT GTTTATTGAGCCGACGATCTTGATGGATCCTCCACTTCAAGCGGCAATCATGATGGATGAAATCTTCGGCCCATTACTTCCCATTGTAACC CTGAACAAGATAGAAGACAGCATCGAGTTCAAAAACTCAAGGCCTAATCCGTTTGTCATCTATGTCTTCACTAAAGACGAGCCGCTGAGGAGGAGCATGGTATCGAAGACATCGTCTGGGAGCATCGTATTCAACGATGCAATCGTTCAG TATCTAGCCGATACTCTCCCATTCGGTGGAATTGGTGAGAGCGGGATGGGCAGATATCACGGGAAGTTCTCCTTCGACACCTTCAGCCACCAAAAAGCAGTGGTGAGAAGAAGCTTCCTCGTCGACTTCTGGTTCAGATTCCCGCCTTGGAACGATCACAAGCTGCAGCTCTTCCGGTCGTCATATCACTATGACTTCCTCGGGATCGTTTTGACTGTGCTGGGCCTGAAGAGGACGAACAGAGCCTCGAAAGGCATCTAG
- the LOC120289112 gene encoding aldehyde dehydrogenase family 3 member F1-like, with protein sequence MNGPSKKPRRTAYVPQFIERDMEEETEALEEMERELEEMRECYRSGRTMEASWRKSQLKGLLRLLREREEEIFRALHQDLGKHPAEAYRDEVNLDYIGRTSFLMRDSFMH encoded by the coding sequence ATGAACGGACCCTCCAAGAAGCCAAGAAGAACAGCATACGTGCCTCAGTTCATCGAGAGAGACATGGAAGAGGAAACTGAGGCCCtggaggagatggagagagagctcgaggaGATGAGGGAGTGTTACAGGAGCGGGAGGACGATGGAGGCCTCTTGGAGGAAGTCCCAGCTCAAAGGTTTGCTTCGACTCCTCAgggaaagagaggaggagatCTTCAGGGCCCTCCATCAGGACCTGGGCAAGCATCCTGCGGAGGCCTACAGGGATGAGGTGAACCTGGATTACATTGGCCGCACTTCCTTCTTAATGAGGGATTCATTTATGCACTGA